One window from the genome of Parasteatoda tepidariorum isolate YZ-2023 chromosome 8, CAS_Ptep_4.0, whole genome shotgun sequence encodes:
- the LOC107436546 gene encoding embryonic polarity protein dorsal produces MIDSDSITWSALEEVIKKAQLMDPPYVRIVEQPSPSNFRFRYEREYEDRCGCIGNLVGINSTYEKRTFPKIQVMNCKGSFAVVVSCVTKDGPPYRPHPNKIVENLKKEAYHKLEDEERRGIYCKIIKNSTMTCSFPNLGILSVKKQDIPKSLKLREKYLVDPFGTGFDYTKDIDLNILRLCFQVLLKDSEGKYKIRVPPVVSEPIYDRKSISDLTIMKFSHYSAPATGGTEVILLCDRVPKESIQIWFYEVHDSNVIWESPAEFHPSDIHKQVAISFRIPRYHNENLQQPVSVYVELRDENRKGKPRPFQYLPMERDPDGIACKRKKVKERIDLERLFQGNILSGGSIPQERQMAIGIPRLSRQSTNSLRAGTSSVSGAPGSADAFAGTPIFFASESSGASAFPPVPVSVPTCSNLSQVPTFFASESSRGAVFQSIPVSASSSTHIAQAPAFFASESYGASVLSPELERTNISTSAHSPQAYSTYVTISPTDHNYSSVIPSPESMIPTINHQMMPASKPITAPVKDQMMTILESSPDEYQMRPTSESSNEENVQSDVDNDMILKLDSMDLDTLDADLPQNFSASMFLNNLNFPEHN; encoded by the exons ATGATAGACTCTGATTCAATCACCTGGTCAGCCTTAG AGGAAGTGATAAAAAAGGCACAATTAATGGATCCACCATATGTTCGTATAGTAGAACAACCATCTCCAAGCAACTTTAGGTTTCGCTATGAACGTGAATATGAAGACCGATGTGGTTGCATTGGTAACCTAGTTGGTATTAATTCGACATacgaaaaaagaacttttccaAAAATACAG gtcATGAACTGCAAAGGCTCTTTTGCTGTAGTCGTATCTTGTGTGACTAAAGATGGACCTCCGTATCGGCCTCATCCTAATAAAATAGTAGAGAACCTTAAGAAAGAAGCTTATCATAAATTAGAAGACGAAGAAAGAAGAGggatatattgtaaaattataaaaaactctACCATGACATGCAg cTTTCCAAATCTCGGCATCCTTTCTGTGAAAAAACAAGACATTCCAAAATCCCTGAAACTGAGAGAGAAATATCTTGTGGATCCTTTTGGAA ctGGATTTGATTATACGAAGGAtattgatttgaatattttgcgTTTATGTTTTCAAGTACTTCTTAAAGATTCAGAAGGCAAATATAAGATACGAGTCCCTCCAGTTGTTTCTGAACCAATTTATGATAGAA AATCCATATCGGATTTGACTATCATGAAATTTAGTCATTATTCAGCTCCTGCAACTGGTGGAactgaagttatacttctttgTGACCGTGTTCCTAAAG aGAGCatacaaatttggttttatgaAGTGCATGATTCCAATGTAATATGGGAGAGTCCTGCTGAATTTCATCCCAGCGATATTCATAAACAAGTAGCCATTTCATTCCGGATCCCTCGCTACCATAATGAGAATCTACAACAGCCTGTATCTGTTTACGTCGAACTTCGAGATGAGAACAGGAAAGGGAAACCAAGACCATTCCAGTATTTGCCAATGGAGAGAG atccAGATGGTATTGCatgtaaaaggaaaaaagtcAAAGAACGCATTGATCTTGAGAGGCTTTTTCAAGGGAATATTCTGAGTGGAGGTTCCATTCCACAAG AACGTCAAATGGCAATTGGAATTCCTCGATTATCCAGACAATCAACAAATAGTCTTAGAGCTGGAACTTCATCAG TTAGTGGTGCTCCTGGTTCTGCTGATGCATTTGCTGGAACTCCAATATTTTTTGCATCTGAATCTTCTGGAGCATCGGCATTCCCTCCAGTACCTGTATCTGTCCCTACTTGTTCAAATCTATCGCAAGTACCAACATTTTTTGCCTCAGAATCTTCTAGAGGAGCAGTATTTCAATCAATTCCCGTAAGTGCCTCAAGTTCCACGCATATAGCACAAGCGCCTGCATTTTTTGCATCAGAATCTTATGGAGCATCAGTATTATCTCCAGAACTTGAACGTACTAATATCTCAACGTCGGCCCATTCACCACAAGCATATTCGACCTACGTTACAATTTCTCCTACAGATCATAACTATTCATCAGTTATTCCTTCGCCGGAATCAATGATACCAACCATCAATCATCAAATGATGCCTGCCTCGAAACCAATAACGGCACCAGTCAAGGATCAAATGATGACGATTTTAGAATCATCGCCGGACGAGTATCAAATGAGGCCAACTTCAGAATCATCTAACGAAGAAAATGTTCAGTCTGATGTCGATAATGACATGATATTGAAATTGGACAGTATGGATCTGGACACTTTAGACGCAGACCTACCTCAGAATTTTTCTGCAAGCATGtttcttaacaatttaaattttccagaaCATAAT